The Paracoccus sp. MA DNA segment AGATCTGGCGCGGCGCCATCGAGGCCGTCCCCTCGGGGCAGAGCGAGGCCGCGACCGCTCTGGCGCTTGGCTATCGCGACCGGATGCGGCATGTCATCCTGCCGCAGGCGATGCGCATCGCCACCGCGCCGACCGTGGGTTTCCTGGTCCAACTGATCAAGGGCACCTCGCTTGCCTCGATCATCGGCTTCACCGAGCTGACCCGCGCCGGCCAGATCGTCAACAACGCGACGTTCCAGCCGTTCCTGGTCTTCGGCACCGTCGCGGCGCTGTATTTCCTGCTGTGCTGGCCGCTGTCGCTGCTGGCCCGGCATCTCGAAGCCCGGATGCGTCGCGCGCTGATGCGCTGACACCAAACCACCCTTGAGGAGGGGGAGCCATGAAACTGAACCGCCGTCTTTTCGCCAGCCTTGCCGCCGGCGCGCTGGCCGCAAGCCTTGCCGGACCCGCAACCGCCGCCGACCTGGCCGCCATCGAAAGCGCGGGCACGGTCAAGATCGGGATGCTGGTCGATTTTCCGCCTTTCGGCGTGATGGACAGCGCCGGCCAGCCCGACGGCTATGACGCCGACGTGGCCAAGGCGCTGGCCGAGCATCTGGGTGTCCAGCCGCAGATCGTGCCGGTGACCGGGCCGAACCGCATCCCCTATCTGCTGTCGGGGCAGGTCGACGTGCTGGTGGCCTCGCTGGGGATCACCGAGGAACGCGCGGCGCGGGTCGATTTCTCGGACCCCTATGCCGGGATCAGCATCGCGGTCTATGGCGATGCCGGGCTGGAGATCGCCGGGCCCGAGGCCCTGTCGGGCCAGACCGTGGCCGTCGCGCGGGCCTCGACCCAGGACACCGCCGTCACCGAGGTCGCGCCCGCCGACGCGCAGATCCGCCGCTTCGACGACGATGCCAGCGCCGTGCAGGCGCTGATGTCGGGGCAGGTCAGGCTGATCGGCGCCTCGAACGTGGTGATGGCGCAGATCGGCGGCGCCGTGGGCGACCGCTTCGACAAGAAGTTCGACCTGTCCAGCCAGGTGCAGGGCATCGCCGTGGCGCCGGGATCGGATGCGCTGCTGGACAAGGTGAACGCCTTCGTGGCCGGGGCCAAGTCCGACGGCACGCTGGACCAGATCCATCAGAAATGGCTGGGCGAGCCGCTGCCCGATTTCGTGAAGAACGCCGAATGACGGCGGGCTGCCCGGCCGCTGCCGGCCGGGCGCTTTCCCAGGGGAATCCGACCATGACGGAACATGCGATCATCATGCGGGCCGTGAACAAGTATTACGGCGGCTTCCATGCCCTTGCCGATATCGACCTGACGGTCGAACCGGGCGAGCGGATCGTCATCTGCGGTCCTTCGGGATCGGGAAAATCGACGCTGATCCGCACCATCAACCAGCTGGAGGCCATCGAATCCGGCACCATCATCGTGGACGGGGTCGAACTGACCGCCGGCGGCGAGAACGTCGCCAAGGTCCGCAAGGATGTCGGCATGGTCTTCCAGAGCTTCAACCTGTTCCCGCACATGACGGTGCTGGAGAACTGCATCCTCGCGCCGATGAAGGCCCGCAAGGTCAGCCGCCCCGAGGCCGAAAAGACCGCGCGCCACTATCTGGAGCGGGTCAGGATCCCCGAACAGGCCGACAAATATCCCGCGCAGCTGTCCGGCGGCCAGCAGCAGCGCGTGGCCATCGCCCGCGCGCTCTGCATGAAGCCCCGGATCATGCTGTTCGACGAACCCACCTCGGCCCTGGACCCGGAAATGGTCAAGGAGGTGCTGGACACGATGATCGATCTGGCGCGTGAGGGGATGACCATGCTCTGCGTCACGCACGAGATGGATTTCGCCCGCGCCGTGGCCGACCGGGTGATCTTCATGGACAAGGGCCGCATCGTCGAGGAGAACGCCCCGGCGGAATTCTTCGGCAACCCGCGGAACGAACGGCTGCGCAACTTCCTGGGCCAGATCGCATGAGCCGGCCGCGCATCCTGGTCCTGGCCGATCCCAAGCCGCAGGACATGGCCGACCGGTTGGCCGCGGATTACCGGATCGTCCGCGACATCGCCGATGCGGGTGACGTGGAAATCGTGCTGACCACCGGCGGGCTGGGCCTGTCCTCGGCGCAGATGGCCGCCCTGCCCGCCCTGCGGCTGATCGCCGTCAATGGCGTCGGCGTCGATGCCGTGGACCTTGAACAGGCCCGCGCACGCGGCATTCAGGTGACGACCACGCCGGACGTGCTGTCGGATGCGGTGGCGGAAATGGCGCTGGCGCTGGCGCTGGCCGCGGGTCGCCGCATCACCGAGGGCGACCGCTTCACCCGCGCGGGGGACTGGGCCGCCGGGGGCAAGCTGGGACTGGGGCTGCCGGTCCTGGGGCGCCGCGCCGGAATCCTGGGCTATGGGCGGATCGGCCGCCGGCTGGCCGGGATGCTGCGCGCCCTGGGCAGTCAGGTGCTCTATACCAGCCGCAGCGAAAAGCCCGACAGCCCAGACGGCTTCCGCCCCGACGCGCTGGCGCTGGCCCGCGATTGCGAATTGCTGTTCGTGACGGCGGCCGGGGGCGAAGACACGCGCGGCCTGGTCGGGGCGGCGGAACTGGCCGCGCTGGGGCCCTCGGGCATCCTGATCAACGTCGCGCGCGGCTCGCTGGTGGACAATGCCGCGCTGGCCGAGGCGCTGGCGCAGGGTCGCATCGCCGCGGCCGGGCTGGACGTGGTCGAGGGCGAGCCGGAGGTGCCGCGGGCATTGCTTCAGGCGCCGAACTGCGTGCTGACGCCGCATATCGGCTCGGCCACGGCGCAGGCGCGGCGGGCGATGGCGCAGCTGGTCCTGGACAACATCGCGGCCTTTACCGCCGGCCGCCCTTTGCCGACGCCTTACGGGATGTGATCATGCATGTTCTTGCGATCGGAGAGCCGCTGGTCGAATTCACCGCCCGGTCCGATGCCCCCTCGACCTTCGACCGGCGGCTGGGCGGCGACACGCTGAACACCGCCATCTATCTGGCCCGGCTGATGGGTCCGGGCGCGGTCGGCTATCTGACCGGCCTGGGCGACGACGCCATGAGCCGCTGGCTGATCGCCGCGGCCGAGGCCGAGGAGGTCGGCATGGCGCCGGTGGTGCTGCGGCCGGGCGGGCGGCCGGGGCTCAGCTTCATCTCGACCGACGCAGCGGGGGAACGCAGTTTCCTCTATTGGCGCGAACATGCCCCTTTCCGCAGCCTGTTCTGCGATGCGGCGCAGGCGCCGCTGGCGGCGCTGGAGCAGGCCGGGACACTGTTTCTGTCGGCGATCACCCTGGCCGTGCTGCATGAGGACGGTCGCGCGCGCCTGATGGGCGCGCTGGCCCGGCGGCGAAAGGCGGGGGCGCGGATCGTCTTCGACACCAATTACCGCCCCGCGCTGTGGCCCGATGCCAAAACCGCCGGCCGGGTCATCGCCCGGGCGGCGGGGATCGCCACGCTGGTGCTGCCCTCGATGGACGACATGGCCGGCTGTTTCGGCACCGCCGCCCCGGCCGAAGCGATGGCCCTGCTGATGCGCCTGACCGAAGCCGAGATCGTCCTGACCACCGGCGGCGCGGCGGTCCTGCGCCGCGCGGCGGGGGAAACCGAGGTTCAGGCCCACGCCCTGCCGCCCGCCGTCGCGGCGCGCGACACGACCGGGGCGGGCGACAGCTTCAATGCGGCCTATCTGGCGGCGCGGCTGGCCGGCCTGGCGCCGCAGCCGGCCATCCTTGCCGCCGCGCGGCTGGCGGCGGTGGTGGTGCAGCATCCCGGCGCGATCATTCCGCGCCACGCCATGCCCGGCGATCTTCCGGGCCTGCGGGTGGCATCGTGACCGGCTTCGACGCCGGGGCCGCCGCGCAGGTGCTGCTGGCGGCGCGCAGGTCCGCCCGCCCGGCCGACAGCCTGACCCCGCCGCCCGGCGACACCGCCGCCGCCTATGCGGTGCAGGAGGCGGTGCTGGCCGGGCTGGGCGATCCCGGCGGGCTGTGGAAGATGGCGCTGCTGGGGGGCGCGGACCGCGAATGCGCGGTGCTGCCCGGCGCGACCCTGGTGCAGTCCGGCGCGCGGCTGGCCGTGCCCGCCGATGCGCGAATCGAGGTCGAGACGGCGATCCTGCTGGCCGCCGATCCCGGCCCCGACGCGGCCGAGGACGACATCCTGCGCGCCATCGCCGCCGTGCATCTGGCCTTCGAGCTGGTGGCGCCACGCCTTGCGCCGCAGGCCGAACTGCCGCCCCTTGCGCGGATGGCCGACAGCTTCAACTCGGCCGGCGTCGTTCTGGGCTCGCGGCTGGCGGAACCGCCGTCGGACCGGCTGGGGATCGAACTGGAGCTGGACGGCAAGCCGGTCGCGACAACCGAGGCCGCCGCGCCCCTCGCCGATGCGCTGGATTTCCTGCGCTGGCTTTCCGGCCATGCGCGGCGCCAGGGGCGGGACCTGAAGGCGGGCGACGTGATCATCACCGGCGCGCGGATCGGCCCCCTGCCCCTGAACGGCGCCCGCCATGCCCGCGCCACCGCCGCAGGCGCCTGCGTCGAATTGCGGCTGGCGGACGGCTGACGCCCCCTGCCCCGGTCGCCCGCCCGGCAACGCACCGAATCCCTGTCGGGCCGCGCCAGCGATTGCGCGAGCCGGTCGCCGGACCCCGGCGGCCACGGGCTGCCCCCCGGCCGGCAGCGTGCCGCCACGAGAGCCGGTCCACCGCATCCGCTGGCGGGACATGCGCGCCCTCACCTCCGGCCGCGCGTCTTCCGCCGCCGGCCCGCTTGCGGCGCCCGGCCATTTCGCCTCTCCCGCAGTTGCGGCCTCCTCCCCAACCGAATAGAACCCCCGCAAACACAGGAGCTCCCGATGATCCCGCGCTATGCCCGCCCCGAAATGGTCGCCATCTGGTCGCCCGAGACCAAGTTCCGCATCTGGTACGAGATCGAGGCGCATGCCTGCGACGCCCAGGCCGATCTGGGGGTGATCCCGCGCGAGAATGCCGAGGCTGTCTGGAAGGCCAAGGACGTCGAGTTCGACGTCGCCCGCATCGACGAGATCGAGGCCGTGACCAAGCATGACGTCATCGCCTTCCTGACCCATCTGGCCGAGCATATCGGCGCCGAGGAGGCCCGCTTCGTCCATCAGGGCATGACCAGCTCGGACGTGCTGGACACCACGCTGAACGTGCAGCTGGTGCGCGCCGCCGACATCCTGCTGGCCGACATGGACAAGGTGCTCGCCGCACTGAAGAAACGCGCCTATGAGCACAAGGATACGGTCCGCATCGGCCGCAGCCACGGCATCCATGCCGAGCCGACCACCATGGGCCTGACCTTCGCCCGCTTCTATGCCGAGATGGCCCGCGGCCGCGAGCGGCTGGAGCGCGCGCGCGAGGAAGTGGCGACCGGCGCCATCTCGGGCGCGGTCGGCACCTTCGCCAATATCGACCCGGCGGTCGAGGAACATGTCTGCGCGAAAATGGGCCTCTCCCCCGAGCCGATCTCGACCCAGGTCATCCCGCGCGACCGCCATGCGATGTTCTTCGCCACGCTGGGCGTGATCGCCAGCTCGATCGAGAACATCGCCATCGAGATCCGCCACATGCAGCGCACCGAAGTGCTTGAGGCCGAGGAATATTTCAGCCCCGGCCAGAAGGGCAGCTCGGCCATGCCGCATAAAAGGAACCCGGTCCTGACCGAGAACCTCACCGGCCTGGCCCGCCTGGTGCGCATGGCGGTCGTGCCGGCGATGGAGAACGTGGCGCTGTGGCACGAACGCGACATCAGCCATTCCTCGGTCGAGCGCGGCATCGCCCCCGATGCGACGATCACCCTGGACTTCGCGCTGAACCGCCTGGCCGGGGTGATCGAAAAGCTGGTGGTCTATCCCGAGAACATGTTGAAGAACATGAACAAGTTCAAGGGCCTGGTCATGTCGCAGCGCGTGCTTCTGGCGCTGACCCAGGCCGGCGTCAGCCGCGAGGACGCCTATCGGCTGGTGCAGCGCAACGCCATGAAGGTCTGGGAGCAAGGCGCCGATTTCAAGACCGAGCTGCTGGGCGATGCCGAGGTGACGGCCGCACTCTCGCCCGCCGAGATCGAGGAGAAGTTCGACCTCGGCTATCACACCAAGCACGTCGACACGATTTTCGCCCGCGTCTTCGGCGAGTCCGGGGCGCGTTAACCGGACATTCGCCTTTTCCTGCCAGATTGCCCCAAGGACGAACGAATCGGGGGCAATCCATGGGCGTTCCGGCAATCGGGGGGGCGGGGCTGACCGCCCGGCAGAAGGCGGCGGTGATCGTGCGGCTGGTGCTGGCCGAGGGCGAGGATATCGATCTCGCCCGGCTGCCGGCGGAATTGCAGACCGGGCTTGCGCAGGAAATGGCGCTGATGGGCGTCATCGACCGCGACACCCGCAATGCCATCGTGGCGGAGTTCTGCGACCGGCTGGAATCGGTCGGCCTGTCCTTTCCGGGCGATATCGACGGCACGCTGGACCTGCTCGACGGCCATCTCTCGCCCGACACCAGCGACCGGCTGCGGCGCATGGCGGCGCTGAACGGCGCCGGCGACCCCTGGGACCGCATCGCGGCGACGACGCCCGCCCTGCTGGCCGAACTGGCCCGGACCGAGGCGGTGGAGATCGCGGCAGTGATGTTCTCGAAACTGCCGGTGCCGCGCGCGGCCGAGGTGTTCGGCCTGCTCGACCCCGATCTGGCCCGGCAGATCGCCTATGCCATGTCGCCGACCGGCGGGATCGGGGCCGATGCGTTGCAGCGCATCGGCAAGGCGCTGATCCAGGCCGCGGATGCGGTGCCGCAGCCGCCGCTGGAGGGCAAGGCCGGCGAAAAGGTCGGGGCGATCCTGAACTTCTCGCCTTCCAGCATGCGGGACAGCGTGCTGGCGGGCCTGGACGACGACGATGCCGCCTTCGCGGGAGAGGTGCGCAAGACCATCTTCACCTGGGCGCATATCCCCCGCCGCGTCGATCCGCGCGACATCGCCCGCATCACGCGCGAGGTGGACAATCCCGTTCTGCTCAAGGCGCTGGCTGGTGCCAGGGGCGAGGCCCGCGAGACGGTGGATTTCATCCTTGGCGGCATCTCGAGCCGGCTGGCCGAGTCGATGCGCGAGGAGATGGAGGGGCTGGGCAAGGTCTCGGCCCGCGATGCAGAGGAAGCCATGGATCAGGTGGTGGCGGCGATCCGCCGCATGGAGGCGGCGGGCGACCTGTTCCTGATCGCGCAGGAGCCCGAGGAAGAGGAACCGGGCGAGGACCCGCCCGGCTGATCCCCGGCAACCGGCGCGGCGGCAGAGGCAGAGCGGCGGCTGGCATGACGCGGATGGCAGAGCGGCGGCTGCCCGGCGCAAATGGCACGGCGGCGACGGGCGGCTCGGCCGCCGGCGGCACCGCCAGCGGGGCAACGACGTTGCACACGGCGGGCCGCACAGCGGGCAAGGGC contains these protein-coding regions:
- a CDS encoding amino acid ABC transporter permease, with amino-acid sequence MREFSSADILFIVTAVRWTLILSAIAFVGGALGGLAIALSRSSQNRVLRRIATGFIQVFQGTPLLMQLFLVYFGLAVVGLPIDPLLAAAVALTLHASAYLGEIWRGAIEAVPSGQSEAATALALGYRDRMRHVILPQAMRIATAPTVGFLVQLIKGTSLASIIGFTELTRAGQIVNNATFQPFLVFGTVAALYFLLCWPLSLLARHLEARMRRALMR
- a CDS encoding transporter substrate-binding domain-containing protein produces the protein MKLNRRLFASLAAGALAASLAGPATAADLAAIESAGTVKIGMLVDFPPFGVMDSAGQPDGYDADVAKALAEHLGVQPQIVPVTGPNRIPYLLSGQVDVLVASLGITEERAARVDFSDPYAGISIAVYGDAGLEIAGPEALSGQTVAVARASTQDTAVTEVAPADAQIRRFDDDASAVQALMSGQVRLIGASNVVMAQIGGAVGDRFDKKFDLSSQVQGIAVAPGSDALLDKVNAFVAGAKSDGTLDQIHQKWLGEPLPDFVKNAE
- a CDS encoding amino acid ABC transporter ATP-binding protein, with amino-acid sequence MTEHAIIMRAVNKYYGGFHALADIDLTVEPGERIVICGPSGSGKSTLIRTINQLEAIESGTIIVDGVELTAGGENVAKVRKDVGMVFQSFNLFPHMTVLENCILAPMKARKVSRPEAEKTARHYLERVRIPEQADKYPAQLSGGQQQRVAIARALCMKPRIMLFDEPTSALDPEMVKEVLDTMIDLAREGMTMLCVTHEMDFARAVADRVIFMDKGRIVEENAPAEFFGNPRNERLRNFLGQIA
- a CDS encoding NAD(P)-dependent oxidoreductase, which produces MSRPRILVLADPKPQDMADRLAADYRIVRDIADAGDVEIVLTTGGLGLSSAQMAALPALRLIAVNGVGVDAVDLEQARARGIQVTTTPDVLSDAVAEMALALALAAGRRITEGDRFTRAGDWAAGGKLGLGLPVLGRRAGILGYGRIGRRLAGMLRALGSQVLYTSRSEKPDSPDGFRPDALALARDCELLFVTAAGGEDTRGLVGAAELAALGPSGILINVARGSLVDNAALAEALAQGRIAAAGLDVVEGEPEVPRALLQAPNCVLTPHIGSATAQARRAMAQLVLDNIAAFTAGRPLPTPYGM
- a CDS encoding sugar kinase, giving the protein MHVLAIGEPLVEFTARSDAPSTFDRRLGGDTLNTAIYLARLMGPGAVGYLTGLGDDAMSRWLIAAAEAEEVGMAPVVLRPGGRPGLSFISTDAAGERSFLYWREHAPFRSLFCDAAQAPLAALEQAGTLFLSAITLAVLHEDGRARLMGALARRRKAGARIVFDTNYRPALWPDAKTAGRVIARAAGIATLVLPSMDDMAGCFGTAAPAEAMALLMRLTEAEIVLTTGGAAVLRRAAGETEVQAHALPPAVAARDTTGAGDSFNAAYLAARLAGLAPQPAILAAARLAAVVVQHPGAIIPRHAMPGDLPGLRVAS
- a CDS encoding fumarylacetoacetate hydrolase family protein; amino-acid sequence: MTGFDAGAAAQVLLAARRSARPADSLTPPPGDTAAAYAVQEAVLAGLGDPGGLWKMALLGGADRECAVLPGATLVQSGARLAVPADARIEVETAILLAADPGPDAAEDDILRAIAAVHLAFELVAPRLAPQAELPPLARMADSFNSAGVVLGSRLAEPPSDRLGIELELDGKPVATTEAAAPLADALDFLRWLSGHARRQGRDLKAGDVIITGARIGPLPLNGARHARATAAGACVELRLADG
- the purB gene encoding adenylosuccinate lyase; amino-acid sequence: MIPRYARPEMVAIWSPETKFRIWYEIEAHACDAQADLGVIPRENAEAVWKAKDVEFDVARIDEIEAVTKHDVIAFLTHLAEHIGAEEARFVHQGMTSSDVLDTTLNVQLVRAADILLADMDKVLAALKKRAYEHKDTVRIGRSHGIHAEPTTMGLTFARFYAEMARGRERLERAREEVATGAISGAVGTFANIDPAVEEHVCAKMGLSPEPISTQVIPRDRHAMFFATLGVIASSIENIAIEIRHMQRTEVLEAEEYFSPGQKGSSAMPHKRNPVLTENLTGLARLVRMAVVPAMENVALWHERDISHSSVERGIAPDATITLDFALNRLAGVIEKLVVYPENMLKNMNKFKGLVMSQRVLLALTQAGVSREDAYRLVQRNAMKVWEQGADFKTELLGDAEVTAALSPAEIEEKFDLGYHTKHVDTIFARVFGESGAR
- a CDS encoding flagellar motor switch protein FliG, whose product is MGVPAIGGAGLTARQKAAVIVRLVLAEGEDIDLARLPAELQTGLAQEMALMGVIDRDTRNAIVAEFCDRLESVGLSFPGDIDGTLDLLDGHLSPDTSDRLRRMAALNGAGDPWDRIAATTPALLAELARTEAVEIAAVMFSKLPVPRAAEVFGLLDPDLARQIAYAMSPTGGIGADALQRIGKALIQAADAVPQPPLEGKAGEKVGAILNFSPSSMRDSVLAGLDDDDAAFAGEVRKTIFTWAHIPRRVDPRDIARITREVDNPVLLKALAGARGEARETVDFILGGISSRLAESMREEMEGLGKVSARDAEEAMDQVVAAIRRMEAAGDLFLIAQEPEEEEPGEDPPG